Proteins from a single region of Phycisphaeraceae bacterium D3-23:
- a CDS encoding PadR family transcriptional regulator: protein MKTWVAQLRKGLVEFTVLAALRADEAYGYELLQRINKIEGLALTESTVYPLLARLTRDKLLTVRVAPSPAGPPRRYYRLTDLGKDHLHEMAGHWRQVQTGVDGLLNATGATP, encoded by the coding sequence ATGAAGACCTGGGTCGCACAACTCCGCAAAGGCCTCGTCGAGTTCACCGTCCTCGCCGCGCTCCGCGCCGACGAGGCCTACGGCTACGAGCTGCTCCAACGCATCAACAAGATCGAAGGGCTCGCCCTCACCGAGTCCACCGTCTACCCGCTGCTCGCCCGGCTGACCCGCGACAAACTGCTGACCGTCCGCGTCGCGCCCTCGCCCGCCGGGCCGCCGCGCCGCTACTACCGACTCACCGACCTCGGTAAAGACCACCTCCACGAAATGGCCGGGCACTGGCGACAAGTCCAGACCGGCGTCGACGGATTACTCAACGCAACCGGAGCAACACCATGA
- a CDS encoding class I SAM-dependent methyltransferase — MPDLPRLYDDLARLWPHLSPPEHYAPEAAAVRGVIDERLGSPPAGKQWRILELGAGGGHTLYHLTAHYDCTAIDLSQPMLDNCKALNPVVRCIQGDMRTVRLGETFDAVLIHDAIDYMLTEDDVVMTLRTALAHLRPGGVALIAPTYVKETFIDGDVADDGTTIPGIGNPRNEAPREENESPAAQRVATNDDELTYFTFVHDADPADSVFEMILLYLIRDGQTRQVEVVEDRHTCGLFAAEQWLAMMLKARLEPQPVALPKQSEGGGESAAWTLFVGKRDE, encoded by the coding sequence ATGCCCGACCTCCCGCGCCTCTACGACGACCTCGCCCGGCTGTGGCCCCACCTCAGCCCGCCCGAGCACTACGCGCCCGAGGCCGCGGCGGTACGCGGCGTGATCGATGAGCGACTCGGCAGTCCGCCCGCCGGGAAGCAGTGGCGCATCCTTGAACTCGGTGCCGGCGGCGGGCACACCCTCTACCACCTGACCGCGCACTACGACTGCACCGCCATCGACCTCTCGCAGCCCATGCTCGACAACTGCAAGGCGCTCAACCCGGTGGTCCGCTGCATCCAGGGCGACATGCGCACCGTCCGGCTTGGAGAAACATTCGACGCCGTGCTCATCCACGACGCGATCGACTACATGCTCACCGAAGACGATGTCGTCATGACCCTGCGCACCGCCCTCGCGCACCTCCGGCCCGGCGGCGTCGCGCTGATCGCGCCGACCTATGTCAAAGAGACCTTTATCGATGGCGATGTCGCCGATGACGGCACGACGATCCCGGGCATCGGCAACCCCCGGAACGAAGCCCCGCGCGAAGAAAACGAATCCCCCGCTGCGCAGCGCGTCGCCACGAATGACGACGAGCTGACCTACTTCACCTTCGTGCATGATGCCGACCCGGCCGACTCGGTCTTCGAGATGATCCTGCTCTACCTGATCCGTGATGGCCAAACCCGCCAGGTCGAGGTGGTTGAGGACCGCCACACCTGCGGGCTGTTCGCGGCGGAGCAGTGGCTGGCGATGATGCTCAAGGCCCGGCTCGAGCCCCAGCCCGTCGCGCTGCCCAAACAAAGCGAAGGTGGCGGGGAGTCTGCGGCGTGGACGCTGTTTGTCGGCAAACGCGACGAATGA
- the rplU gene encoding 50S ribosomal protein L21, with protein sequence MYAVIEDSGTQIKVAEGDEIKIDVRELKEDQATITFDKVMMLGVGSGSKIGAPYVSGATVEADIVEQGRGEKVDVWKFRRRKTYIRHNGHRQNYIKVKVTGING encoded by the coding sequence ATGTACGCAGTGATTGAAGACAGTGGCACGCAGATCAAGGTCGCCGAGGGCGACGAGATCAAGATCGACGTCCGCGAACTGAAAGAAGACCAGGCGACGATCACCTTCGACAAGGTGATGATGCTGGGTGTGGGCTCGGGCTCGAAGATCGGTGCGCCGTATGTGTCGGGCGCGACCGTCGAGGCCGACATCGTCGAGCAGGGCCGGGGCGAGAAGGTCGATGTGTGGAAGTTCCGCCGCCGCAAGACCTACATCCGCCACAACGGCCACCGGCAGAACTACATCAAGGTGAAGGTCACCGGCATCAACGGCTGA
- a CDS encoding DUF3445 domain-containing protein has product MTQPRYFPFLHGVYDVKAGIESLGRDHGNGELDGRVFQLDDHFEAYRAAKLAAMREPGRHVLRDGLLPEVEHAMARWVADRLVAEYPLDFALQDDALHCDRTGDVVDCRAGAMSLDALALQVQSDWAVLQLEGDEASAGNRVTYLHVSMPSGWAPEQKIGKPFDAIHTPVPHIEAINAKQSQIAKLMVSATRGAVRFAWTVTTDPALNHHPLRDAEPPGDPLLRVERQVIWGFPAHRASLFTIRTYRYTLADLDAPARAALAAAVAGMSDASLRYKNMDRPAILAWLGR; this is encoded by the coding sequence ATGACCCAGCCGCGCTACTTCCCGTTCCTGCACGGCGTCTATGACGTCAAGGCGGGGATCGAATCACTCGGGCGCGATCATGGCAACGGCGAGCTTGACGGCCGGGTGTTTCAGCTCGACGACCACTTCGAGGCGTACCGCGCGGCGAAACTTGCAGCGATGCGTGAACCGGGTCGGCATGTCTTGCGCGACGGGTTGCTGCCGGAGGTAGAGCACGCGATGGCCCGCTGGGTGGCGGATCGCCTCGTGGCTGAATACCCGTTGGATTTCGCGTTGCAAGACGACGCGCTGCATTGCGACCGCACCGGCGATGTGGTCGATTGCCGTGCGGGGGCGATGTCACTTGATGCGCTCGCGTTGCAGGTGCAGTCCGACTGGGCGGTACTGCAGCTCGAGGGCGATGAAGCGTCGGCGGGGAACCGCGTGACCTACCTGCACGTGTCGATGCCCAGCGGCTGGGCCCCGGAACAAAAGATCGGTAAGCCCTTCGACGCGATCCACACGCCGGTCCCGCATATCGAGGCGATCAACGCGAAGCAGTCGCAGATCGCCAAGCTGATGGTGAGCGCGACCCGCGGTGCGGTCCGCTTCGCATGGACCGTGACGACCGACCCGGCACTGAACCACCACCCGCTGCGCGATGCCGAGCCGCCCGGCGACCCGCTGCTCCGCGTCGAGCGCCAGGTCATCTGGGGCTTCCCCGCCCACCGCGCGTCGTTGTTCACGATCCGCACCTACCGCTACACCCTCGCGGACCTCGACGCCCCGGCCCGTGCCGCCCTCGCGGCGGCGGTCGCGGGGATGAGCGACGCGAGCCTGCGCTACAAGAACATGGACCGCCCCGCGATCCTGGCCTGGCTGGGGCGGTAA
- a CDS encoding UDPGP type 1 family protein, whose amino-acid sequence MTTATPTDRLAAARETLAAIGQEHVLTFYDQLDDAGKTQLLDQVEGVDWPEVAALVESHVKAKPTFALPDDIEPAPWYPHVPADDQRAHYIAAQRAGEKLVQDGKVACFTVAGGQGTRLGWDGPKGTFPATPIRKLPLFACFAEYIHNIQNRFGLKVPWYVMTSPINDADTRAFFEKNSYFGLKKENVMIFPQAMMPALDMHTGKVLLAAKDSIALSPNGHGGSLKALFTSGAIADMHKRGVTQISYTQVDNPIVRMIDPLFLGLHELDGAAMSSKMLPKAYAKEKLGNFCKVNGKVTVIEYSNLPDELAEQTTDDGELRFRAGSIALHAIRVDFVEKLNTRPSESGVAGASFALPWNRAEKKVAHIDLATGDLIEPAEPNAVKLETFVFDALPMSDVSIVYETDRIDEFAPIKNADSADGEPESPDSPASSKRIQTERAARWLEKQRVNVARKDDGTVDAVIELPQVTAIYPDDLEDKKLPVTIKAGRELVI is encoded by the coding sequence ATGACCACCGCAACCCCCACCGACCGACTCGCCGCCGCCCGTGAGACCCTTGCCGCGATCGGGCAGGAGCACGTCCTTACGTTTTACGACCAGCTCGACGACGCGGGCAAGACGCAGCTACTCGACCAGGTCGAGGGCGTCGACTGGCCCGAGGTCGCAGCGCTGGTGGAGTCGCACGTCAAGGCCAAGCCGACGTTCGCCCTGCCCGACGACATCGAGCCCGCGCCGTGGTACCCGCACGTGCCGGCCGACGACCAGCGGGCGCACTACATCGCGGCGCAGCGCGCCGGCGAGAAGCTCGTGCAGGACGGCAAGGTCGCCTGCTTCACCGTCGCCGGCGGGCAGGGGACACGGCTGGGCTGGGACGGGCCCAAAGGCACCTTCCCCGCGACGCCGATCCGCAAGCTCCCGCTGTTCGCCTGCTTCGCCGAGTACATCCACAACATCCAGAACCGCTTTGGGCTAAAGGTGCCGTGGTACGTGATGACCAGCCCGATCAATGACGCCGACACCCGCGCGTTCTTCGAAAAGAACAGCTACTTCGGGCTGAAAAAAGAAAACGTCATGATCTTCCCGCAGGCGATGATGCCTGCGCTCGACATGCACACCGGCAAGGTCTTGCTCGCCGCGAAAGATTCGATCGCGCTCTCACCCAACGGGCACGGCGGGTCGCTCAAGGCGCTCTTCACCTCCGGCGCAATCGCCGACATGCACAAACGCGGCGTCACGCAGATCAGCTACACCCAGGTCGACAACCCCATCGTCCGCATGATCGACCCGCTGTTCCTCGGGCTCCACGAGCTCGACGGCGCAGCGATGTCCTCCAAGATGCTGCCCAAGGCCTACGCCAAGGAAAAGCTCGGCAACTTCTGCAAGGTCAACGGCAAGGTCACCGTGATCGAGTACAGCAACCTGCCCGACGAGCTGGCCGAGCAGACGACGGACGATGGCGAGCTGCGCTTCCGCGCCGGGTCGATCGCGCTGCACGCGATCCGCGTGGACTTTGTCGAGAAGCTCAACACCCGGCCCAGCGAGTCGGGCGTCGCCGGCGCGAGCTTTGCGCTGCCTTGGAACCGCGCCGAGAAAAAGGTCGCGCACATCGACCTCGCGACGGGTGATTTGATTGAGCCCGCCGAGCCCAACGCGGTGAAGCTCGAGACCTTTGTGTTCGATGCGCTGCCGATGAGCGACGTATCGATCGTGTACGAGACCGACCGGATCGACGAGTTCGCGCCGATCAAGAACGCGGACAGCGCCGACGGCGAGCCGGAGAGCCCGGACAGCCCGGCCAGCAGTAAGCGGATTCAGACCGAGCGGGCCGCACGTTGGCTGGAGAAACAGCGGGTCAATGTGGCGCGGAAGGATGACGGCACGGTTGATGCCGTGATCGAGCTGCCCCAGGTCACCGCGATCTATCCCGACGACCTCGAAGATAAGAAGCTCCCCGTCACGATCAAGGCGGGGCGGGAGTTGGTGATCTGA
- a CDS encoding type II toxin-antitoxin system RelE/ParE family toxin has product MATWTDDWSDDARAEYLEALQHYLDIDPQLASDFSACVDRSILLILQNRSVAGPYLSGTRRKLIGRFPFGIVYREYSDKHIVEVVAFIHLRRRPGYWLDPTR; this is encoded by the coding sequence ATGGCCACGTGGACGGATGACTGGTCCGACGACGCCCGGGCCGAGTACCTGGAGGCGCTCCAGCACTATCTCGACATCGACCCGCAACTGGCGTCGGATTTCTCGGCGTGTGTGGACCGGTCGATTTTGCTGATTCTCCAGAACCGCTCCGTGGCGGGCCCCTACCTATCGGGGACACGGCGAAAACTGATCGGCCGGTTCCCTTTCGGCATCGTGTACCGGGAATATTCGGACAAACACATCGTCGAGGTGGTGGCTTTCATCCACCTGCGGCGTCGGCCCGGTTATTGGCTTGACCCAACGCGATAG
- a CDS encoding addiction module protein: MVHPIDPILKEALGLSEQDRAVLVHRLIASFDAEGEIDDGADRAWAVEVARRVARMDAGAMKMVSGDQVRREARGMIDGHVDG; this comes from the coding sequence ATGGTCCATCCGATTGATCCCATCCTTAAGGAAGCGTTAGGCCTGTCCGAGCAGGACCGGGCGGTGCTGGTGCATCGGCTGATTGCGAGTTTTGATGCGGAGGGGGAAATCGACGACGGTGCCGACCGGGCCTGGGCGGTAGAAGTCGCTCGCCGTGTAGCCCGGATGGATGCGGGGGCGATGAAGATGGTGTCGGGCGACCAGGTCCGGCGCGAGGCCCGGGGGATGATCGATGGCCACGTGGACGGATGA
- a CDS encoding chlorite dismutase family protein has translation MADTDPPESMGKPIERPPAPKPPDLRERGGGGKFSDRRLFMQLLVFTGCPFTSDLIEAAKAARLNAVVYESLHDPRGAALLTWCEDPADFATKLRDMLRGDALTGIELLRDMTMLGRTYSIGYEPDLDEALFNRPIRHATNPGWPWAVWYPLRRSGAFAKLPRDEQMSILKEHGTIGFGFGAGDFAHDIRLASHGLDTHDNDFTIGLVGKDLAPLSKLVETMRKTKQTSTYIERLGPFFVGKAVGWSSDEASSS, from the coding sequence ATGGCCGACACGGATCCTCCTGAATCGATGGGCAAACCGATCGAACGCCCGCCCGCGCCCAAGCCGCCCGACCTGCGCGAGCGAGGCGGGGGCGGTAAGTTCTCCGACCGCCGGCTGTTTATGCAGTTGCTCGTCTTCACCGGCTGCCCATTTACAAGCGACCTGATCGAAGCGGCGAAGGCGGCCCGGCTCAACGCCGTGGTCTACGAATCGCTGCACGACCCGCGCGGCGCGGCGTTGCTCACCTGGTGCGAAGACCCCGCCGACTTCGCAACCAAGCTACGCGACATGCTGCGCGGTGACGCGCTCACAGGCATCGAGCTGCTGCGCGACATGACGATGCTCGGCCGAACGTACTCCATCGGCTACGAGCCCGACCTCGACGAGGCACTCTTCAACCGCCCGATCCGCCACGCGACAAACCCCGGCTGGCCCTGGGCGGTGTGGTACCCCTTGCGCCGAAGCGGCGCGTTCGCCAAGCTCCCCCGCGACGAGCAGATGTCGATCCTCAAGGAGCACGGCACGATCGGCTTCGGCTTCGGGGCCGGCGACTTCGCCCACGACATCCGCCTCGCGTCCCACGGACTCGACACCCACGACAACGACTTTACCATCGGCCTGGTCGGCAAAGACCTCGCCCCGCTCAGCAAGCTCGTCGAGACCATGCGCAAGACCAAGCAGACCTCGACCTATATCGAGAGACTCGGCCCGTTTTTTGTAGGTAAGGCGGTGGGGTGGAGTAGCGATGAAGCCAGTAGCAGCTAG
- a CDS encoding RsmE family RNA methyltransferase, with protein MGDCPADSAPRFFVTGLSALGGASLSDSADGSAGRVVALDRDQSRHAQRVLRLEAGDPVQLLDGQGHVARAKVAEISGAGVSCVVESVRRVDQVRPQIILATAIPKGPRGDAMANDLAQLGADVLVPMRTARSVVHPGDGKLERYRKQSAEAGKQCGRAWWMAVAELTAFDAVLSEYGASSGSDGDADEDATLRLLANPAGEPTGAIASRLTGAALAVVLVGPEGGFTPQEIDAARDAGFVPWRFAPHILRVETAAAAAVAVLRALA; from the coding sequence TTGGGCGACTGTCCGGCCGACTCGGCACCTCGTTTCTTTGTGACGGGCCTTAGCGCTCTAGGAGGCGCGTCCCTATCGGACTCGGCGGATGGCTCGGCCGGGCGAGTCGTCGCGCTGGACCGGGACCAGTCACGCCACGCGCAGCGCGTGCTTCGGCTGGAGGCGGGCGATCCGGTCCAACTCCTCGACGGCCAAGGCCACGTCGCGCGGGCAAAGGTCGCCGAGATCAGCGGGGCGGGGGTGTCGTGTGTGGTGGAATCGGTGCGGCGGGTCGATCAGGTCCGCCCACAAATCATCCTCGCCACCGCGATCCCCAAGGGGCCGCGCGGCGATGCGATGGCCAATGACCTCGCGCAGCTGGGCGCGGATGTGCTCGTACCGATGCGCACGGCGCGGAGCGTGGTGCATCCCGGCGACGGGAAACTGGAGCGCTACCGTAAGCAGTCGGCCGAGGCGGGTAAGCAGTGCGGCCGGGCGTGGTGGATGGCCGTCGCGGAGTTGACGGCGTTCGATGCGGTGCTGTCCGAATACGGCGCAAGTAGCGGAAGCGATGGTGATGCGGACGAGGACGCGACGCTCCGCCTGCTCGCCAACCCAGCGGGTGAGCCGACGGGCGCGATCGCTTCGCGGTTGACCGGGGCGGCGTTGGCCGTCGTGCTGGTCGGGCCCGAGGGCGGGTTCACGCCGCAAGAGATCGACGCGGCGCGGGACGCGGGGTTCGTGCCTTGGCGCTTTGCGCCGCACATCCTGCGGGTCGAGACCGCGGCGGCCGCGGCGGTGGCGGTGCTGCGGGCGCTCGCCTAG
- the ruvX gene encoding Holliday junction resolvase RuvX, whose translation MRYLSIDLGDKRTGVAIGDDVTGIASPHDVVRTGGESDRLRQLLALIESEGPDGVVVGLPLNMDGSLGPAALKAVAVGRQLASASGVPTHFADERQTSQIADEQMAGSGLTHKQKKARRDALAAAAILRVFFELGPVEVSEPDQK comes from the coding sequence ATGCGATACCTCTCCATCGATCTCGGCGACAAGCGGACGGGCGTGGCCATCGGCGACGACGTGACGGGGATCGCGTCGCCGCACGATGTGGTGCGGACGGGGGGCGAGTCCGATCGGCTGCGGCAGTTGTTGGCGTTGATTGAGAGCGAGGGGCCCGATGGCGTCGTGGTTGGGCTGCCTTTGAACATGGACGGGTCGCTTGGGCCGGCGGCGCTGAAGGCGGTGGCGGTGGGGCGTCAACTCGCGTCGGCGTCGGGCGTGCCGACGCACTTTGCGGACGAGCGGCAGACGAGCCAGATCGCGGACGAACAGATGGCGGGGTCGGGGCTGACGCACAAGCAGAAGAAGGCGCGGCGGGACGCGCTCGCGGCCGCGGCGATCCTGCGGGTGTTCTTTGAATTGGGGCCGGTCGAGGTCAGTGAACCGGATCAAAAGTGA
- a CDS encoding mannose-1-phosphate guanylyltransferase codes for MRYALIIAGGSGTRLWPMSTKALPKQLIPLITGDDGGPPRSLLRIAMDRLDGLVPNERIYVCAGESTRRAMLDNLPGLNEDRFIGEPMGRDTLNAVGLACSVLKHRDPEATVAVFTADHLIEPVDELRRIVAQGFELAERDKPTLVTFGITPTHAATGYGYLQLGDAVEGGTGILPVESSHDRQDACPTAAIVDQFKEKPKPDIAQQYFDAGPAKYLWNSGMFVWKAANVMDTIQRYTPENYDALDRLGATWGTPACKAELPDTFGALEKISVDYAVMEPASKDDRVDVVAVPMPLKWLDIGSWPSFGETVAPDADGNRVSGCHAVLQDSRDNLIVSDDPDHLITAIGVEGLIVVKTKNATLVCRKEDAEKIKALHGEVGKRIGERFL; via the coding sequence ATGCGTTACGCCCTCATCATCGCCGGCGGCTCAGGCACCCGGCTCTGGCCGATGTCCACGAAGGCCCTGCCCAAGCAGCTCATCCCGCTCATCACCGGCGACGACGGCGGGCCGCCACGCTCGCTCTTGCGCATCGCGATGGACCGGCTCGACGGGCTCGTGCCCAACGAACGCATCTACGTCTGTGCCGGTGAATCCACCCGCCGCGCGATGCTCGACAACCTGCCGGGGCTGAACGAAGACCGCTTCATCGGCGAGCCGATGGGGCGCGACACGCTCAACGCCGTCGGCCTCGCGTGCAGCGTCTTGAAGCACCGCGATCCCGAAGCGACCGTCGCGGTGTTCACCGCCGACCATTTGATCGAGCCGGTCGATGAGCTTCGCCGGATTGTCGCGCAGGGGTTCGAGCTGGCCGAGCGCGACAAGCCGACGCTGGTGACGTTCGGCATCACGCCGACCCACGCCGCGACGGGCTACGGCTACCTGCAGTTGGGCGACGCTGTTGAAGGTGGCACAGGCATCCTGCCTGTGGAGAGTAGCCATGACAGGCAGGATGCCTGTCCCACCGCCGCGATCGTCGACCAGTTCAAAGAAAAACCCAAGCCGGACATCGCCCAGCAGTACTTCGACGCGGGCCCGGCGAAATACCTCTGGAACAGCGGGATGTTCGTGTGGAAGGCGGCGAACGTGATGGACACTATCCAACGCTACACGCCGGAGAACTACGACGCCCTCGACCGCCTGGGCGCGACCTGGGGCACCCCGGCGTGCAAGGCCGAGCTGCCCGACACGTTCGGCGCGCTCGAAAAGATCAGCGTGGACTACGCCGTGATGGAGCCCGCGAGCAAGGACGACCGCGTCGATGTCGTGGCCGTGCCGATGCCGCTGAAGTGGCTCGACATCGGGAGCTGGCCCAGCTTCGGCGAGACGGTCGCCCCCGACGCCGACGGCAACCGCGTCTCGGGCTGTCATGCAGTGCTGCAAGACTCCCGCGACAATCTGATCGTCTCCGACGACCCCGACCACCTCATCACGGCCATCGGCGTCGAAGGGCTGATCGTGGTCAAAACCAAAAACGCCACCCTCGTCTGCCGCAAGGAAGACGCGGAGAAGATCAAGGCGTTGCATGGGGAGGTTGGGAAGCGGATTGGGGAGCGGTTTCTTTAG
- a CDS encoding ferritin-like domain-containing protein — protein sequence MNDDQRTTILGLLQTAYNMELETVCNYLGQSVNLDGFRAKHIKDALAGDIQEELGHATLLAKRIKVLEGTVPGSQSLKMTQDAMQPNGDALDVVAVIQGVIAAEEGAIAHYQKIIEATGDLDPVTEDLAITIKGDEEEHRRLFKGFLAETQAG from the coding sequence ATGAACGACGACCAGCGCACCACGATCCTCGGCCTGCTCCAGACCGCCTACAACATGGAACTGGAGACTGTCTGCAACTACCTGGGCCAGTCGGTCAACCTCGACGGCTTCCGGGCCAAGCACATCAAGGACGCCTTGGCCGGGGACATCCAGGAGGAGTTGGGACACGCGACCCTGCTGGCCAAGCGGATCAAGGTGCTTGAAGGGACCGTGCCGGGCAGCCAGTCGCTGAAGATGACGCAGGACGCGATGCAGCCCAATGGCGATGCGTTGGATGTCGTGGCGGTGATCCAGGGGGTGATCGCGGCCGAGGAAGGCGCTATCGCGCACTACCAGAAGATCATCGAGGCGACGGGCGATCTCGACCCCGTGACCGAGGACTTGGCCATCACGATCAAGGGGGACGAGGAAGAGCACCGCCGGCTGTTCAAGGGGTTCCTGGCGGAGACGCAGGCGGGGTAG
- a CDS encoding MFS transporter translates to MTAIHRQFVLSFTVMGAVLAYLPVFLRSRLADNTQVGLVLGTTGLAIILTPIVMTALADTRFQSRTLIAWCFGLSAGACGLLLLGHTLASLLVIHLLFCFAFWPLAVMQDGLLFAMNRQRERDGGAALPYHHVRVFGTVGFILPLVFLYFLLDAGYLVDIVLVVGAALAVLGLVNALTLPHIPLAETRRRKDNRRSTDAGPPPLPLREGPGEGRRFDPNQTQDQSQGRPSPQPPPSGQGGGAGSAGRAIDETPLPHPTRAAAGVLFRGPALVFCLAMFLAHLANAAYYSYYPIYLEDTVGFDEKWIGPISMIGVVIELPMMLGVGWLTRKLGLKGLLLLGLALMALRLVLLGIMPTPSVAVGTQLLHGMTVIAMYVIAPIYLNQLVDQTGGGDRFRNSMQGLFAMAVFGPARILGPIAAGAVADVSMVGMFYVSAGLTAVALLMLMAGFRINRENGLVA, encoded by the coding sequence ATGACCGCGATCCACCGGCAGTTTGTGTTGAGCTTCACGGTCATGGGCGCGGTCTTGGCGTACTTGCCCGTGTTCCTGCGCAGCCGATTGGCGGACAACACGCAGGTCGGGCTGGTGCTGGGGACGACGGGGCTCGCGATCATCTTGACGCCGATCGTGATGACGGCGTTGGCGGATACGCGGTTCCAGAGCCGGACGCTGATCGCGTGGTGCTTCGGGCTCAGTGCCGGGGCGTGCGGGCTCTTGCTGCTGGGCCACACGCTGGCGTCGCTGCTGGTGATCCACCTGCTGTTTTGTTTCGCGTTCTGGCCTCTGGCGGTGATGCAGGACGGGCTGCTATTCGCGATGAATCGGCAGCGCGAACGCGACGGCGGCGCGGCCCTGCCCTACCACCACGTGCGTGTGTTCGGGACGGTCGGGTTCATCCTGCCGCTCGTGTTTTTGTACTTCCTGCTTGATGCGGGGTACCTCGTGGACATCGTGCTCGTTGTCGGCGCGGCGCTCGCGGTGCTCGGGCTGGTCAACGCGCTGACCCTGCCGCATATCCCGCTGGCGGAGACGCGCCGGCGCAAGGATAATCGGCGGTCTACGGACGCCGGTCCGCCTCCCCTCCCTCTCAGGGAGGGGCCGGGGGAGGGTCGGCGGTTCGACCCGAATCAGACGCAAGACCAAAGCCAAGGCAGACCCTCCCCCCAGCCCCCTCCCTCCGGGCAGGGAGGGGGAGCCGGAAGCGCCGGCCGCGCGATCGACGAGACACCCCTCCCCCACCCGACGCGAGCCGCAGCGGGCGTCCTGTTCCGTGGCCCCGCGCTCGTATTCTGCCTGGCCATGTTTCTCGCCCACCTCGCCAACGCCGCCTACTACAGCTACTACCCGATCTACCTCGAAGACACCGTCGGCTTCGACGAGAAATGGATCGGGCCCATCAGCATGATCGGCGTCGTCATCGAGCTGCCCATGATGCTCGGCGTCGGCTGGCTGACCCGCAAGCTCGGGCTCAAGGGCCTGCTCCTGCTCGGGCTCGCGCTCATGGCCCTCCGGCTTGTGCTGCTCGGGATCATGCCCACGCCCAGCGTCGCGGTCGGCACGCAGCTCCTGCACGGCATGACCGTCATCGCCATGTACGTCATCGCCCCGATCTATCTCAACCAGCTCGTCGACCAGACCGGCGGGGGCGACCGGTTCCGAAACTCCATGCAAGGGCTCTTCGCGATGGCGGTGTTCGGCCCGGCCCGAATCCTCGGCCCCATCGCCGCCGGGGCCGTCGCGGACGTGTCGATGGTCGGGATGTTCTACGTCAGCGCGGGGCTGACGGCGGTGGCGCTGTTGATGTTGATGGCGGGGTTTCGGATCAACCGGGAGAACGGACTGGTTGCTTAA
- a CDS encoding pirin family protein: MTLAPNTQDGTGRLNIFRGEQRGRTRLGWLDSSHSFSFGRHMDPDRMGYRALRVINDDVIAPGGGFGEHPHADMEIMTWVLSGALRHGDSLNNSELLRPGELQRMTAGRGIRHSEFNASQDEPVHLLQVWIEPSERGLAPAYGQRAFPAQGRRGRWQTLASGRAAESGGEAFSIAQDASLRVAELEASSSLTLGVEPRRFGYLHVATGLVMLDGTALAAGDAAEVAGPAELALVGVEPAQVLAFDLA; this comes from the coding sequence ATGACCCTTGCACCCAACACACAAGACGGCACAGGCCGACTCAACATCTTCCGCGGCGAGCAGCGTGGGCGCACCCGCCTGGGTTGGCTGGACAGTTCGCACTCCTTCTCGTTCGGGCGGCACATGGACCCCGACCGGATGGGCTACCGCGCATTGCGCGTGATCAACGATGATGTGATCGCGCCGGGCGGTGGATTTGGCGAGCACCCGCACGCGGATATGGAGATTATGACGTGGGTGCTGAGCGGCGCACTTCGGCACGGGGACTCGCTCAACAACAGCGAGTTGCTGCGCCCGGGTGAACTCCAGCGGATGACGGCCGGCCGCGGCATCCGCCACAGCGAATTCAACGCGTCGCAGGACGAGCCGGTCCACCTGTTGCAGGTCTGGATCGAGCCGAGCGAGCGCGGGCTGGCCCCGGCGTACGGCCAGCGGGCGTTCCCGGCCCAAGGCCGGCGCGGCCGATGGCAGACCCTGGCCTCGGGCCGGGCAGCGGAGTCCGGGGGCGAAGCGTTCTCGATCGCGCAGGATGCGTCGCTGCGGGTGGCGGAACTGGAGGCGTCGTCGTCGCTGACACTGGGTGTTGAGCCGAGACGGTTTGGCTACCTGCATGTCGCGACGGGCTTGGTGATGCTGGACGGCACGGCGCTCGCGGCGGGGGACGCGGCCGAGGTCGCGGGCCCGGCCGAGTTGGCGCTGGTCGGTGTCGAGCCGGCGCAGGTGCTGGCGTTTGATTTGGCGTAG